One Candidatus Cloacimonadaceae bacterium genomic window carries:
- a CDS encoding helix-turn-helix domain-containing protein: MNRIHVNDTLPAEELRHRMLTSKDIQEHNRWQALYLAKSKALSAKELADMIGVSVYTINKWVYNYNRIGEESVYSQ, encoded by the coding sequence ATGAACCGTATCCATGTTAACGACACATTGCCTGCTGAAGAGCTAAGGCATAGAATGCTTACCAGTAAGGACATCCAAGAGCATAACCGTTGGCAGGCCTTGTATTTGGCCAAATCCAAAGCGTTATCAGCTAAAGAACTTGCAGATATGATTGGCGTCTCAGTATATACGATCAACAAGTGGGTATACAATTACAATCGTATAGGCGAGGAAAGTGTTTACAGTCAG